From Coturnix japonica isolate 7356 chromosome 1, Coturnix japonica 2.1, whole genome shotgun sequence, the proteins below share one genomic window:
- the ADGRG2 gene encoding adhesion G-protein coupled receptor G2 isoform X2 produces the protein MVAWGRQHCCVGRIQHILLRFRIAFPVLLLHLFLATAGKDQEDFLGLYKAVFKTECEDPWIMSPRISLLSLKEFTVCVHLKLNSSSSPWTAYVYNQETTNSNPSVNKHDLGLSGDHGNLRIWLFGNQIDTTVKMLQENVWHQICTQWKSEDKEVKLFINGRKRANEKLNGKMSLPGKGQFLLGCSKLPGTATSPGQGMTGELYMFRMWDKANINLAKHCRDGSIVGWRKEDWMFNKTIEEDSSLPCATEETTRPAEASIATTISEMASDDTAESAETPDIIDYYSTVTPARETILCNVSSVCNYSVFYVGKVKLRPREENKTSLNIEVINNKTVDSQVSSFIPIAASTLQELRISELNKTLQEMSESSVMECSSENQSTHCSFIIKLDKKENISSLEEKEEIGKIQQCCCSSLKYCSLSAEELKMYVIELPPDPIWIPSSHSLPTHKKTAVSSLKSSAFLSPTVISAKQTPTIIPLIPPVTENIFSETLSTSSTADPLSETFTTATSLSSTTDTTTYSSTESLAQHTMATFLSIVSNKSVTTILSSTPATKSISNVALSIKSDTTYISKPITIISPAVNFTKPTAVSPSELPPKPPIAIPPFETTTSSIAQIPLPTDLTQQISDNITAVPILPLTTFSVTPTVSPVKHSVSASHPHSTADGHGSLPNGSTGKILSATTYTTSVYTTINVTTAEQIVSKIEKDLAAGKVESEDVERMVSEVSRVLTASQQLPPQISNRIIKVVDYIGLKLNFSTISADFSSPSLALAVVKASSIRSSQISFAVQDSSDLQISLGPNAIHDLNNLGSITLPSSLLTNLPPEELDLASRIIFNLFKKTSVFQDQSLKNASLISSVISSSVANLTISNLKANVTVTLQNIRPNQDNSTVRCVFWDFNKNGGHGGWSYDGCIVKESRVNETVCSCNHLTSFAVLMNLYGNTPLSPTQELVLTFISYIGCGLSAIFLSITLVTYIAFEKIRRDYPSKILIQLCAALLLLNLVFLLDSWIALYNTRGLCIAVAVFLHYFLLVSFTWMGLEAFHMYLALVKVFNTYVRKYILKFCLVGWGLPAVVVAIVLAISPDNYGLISTGRVSKTRPDEFCWIKNRIVFYITAVGYFCVIFLINISMFIVVLIQLCRIKKKKQLGAQRKTSIQDLRSVAGLTFLLGITWGFAFFTVNEVFTYLFTIFNTLQGFFIFIFYCVTKENVRKQWRRYLCCGKFRLAENSDWSRTATNGLKKQTVNQGVSSSSNSLQSNSNSTNSTTVLMNNDYSVHANGNGHLCGEKNGISFSVQNGDVCLQDFTGKQLAFQEKDDTGSQNSRISLRRTSKRGSLPSTEKM, from the exons atCAGGAGGATTTCCTAGGACTATATAAAGCGGTCTTTAAGACAGAATGTGAAGATCCTTGGATTATGTCGCCAAGaatttctctgctgtctttgAAAGAATTCACTGTCTGTGTGCACCTCAAGCTAAATTCCTCCAGTAGTCCCTGGACAGCGTATGTATACAATCAAGAAACAACTAACAGTAATCCCTCTGTAAATAAGCATGACCTTGGACTTAGTGGAGATCATGGTAACTTGAGGATCTGGCTGTTTGGAAATCAAATAGATACGACAGTGAAGATGCTTCAAGAAAATGTCTGGCACCAAATATGTACCCAGTGGAAAAGTGAAGATAAGGAAGTGAAGTTATTcataaatggaagaaaaagagcaaacgaaaaactaaatggaaaaatgtCTCTCCCTGGAAAAGGGCAGTTCTTACTTGGCTGCTCAAAATTGCCAGGTACAGCTACGTCACCTGGCCAGGGTATGACTGGGGAGCTGTACATGTTCAGAATGTGGGATAAAGCAAATATAAACCTTGCTAAGCACTGCAGAGATGGTAGTATTGTAGGCTGGAGAAAGGAGGATTGGATGTTTAATAAGACAATAGAAGAGGACAGCTCTTTGCCATGTG ctaCAGAAGAAACCACCAGACCTGCAG AAGCATCAATTGCAACAACCATTTCTG AGATGGCTTCAGATGATACTGCAGAAAGTGCAG aaactCCTGACATCATTGACTATTACTCCACTGTAACACCAG CAAGAGAAACCATTTTATGCAACGTATCGTCTGTTTGTAATTACTCAG tGTTCTATGTGGGCAAGGTAAAACTTCGtccaagagaagaaaataagacatcACTAAATATAGAAGTA ATTAATAACAAAACTGTTGACAGTCAAGTTTCAAGCTTTATTCCAATTGCAGCCTCAACCCTACAAGAACTGAG AATATCAGAGCTCAACAAAACCTTGCAAGAAATGAGTGAG TCATCCGTTATGGAATGCAGTTCAGAAAACCagag TACACATTGCAGTTTCATAATAAAGCTGGATAAGAAAGAGAACATAAGcagtttagaagaaaaagaagaaataggcAAAATTC AACAGTGCTGTTGTTCATCACTGAAGTATTGTTCCTTGTCtgctgaagaattaaaaatgta tgttaTAGAATTGCCGCCTGATCCCATATGGATTCCGTCCTCTCATTCTCTTCCTACCCATAAAAAGACTGCTGTCTCCTCCCTCAAATctagtgcttttctttcccccactgtgatttctgcaaaacaaactcCCACAATTATACCACTGATCCCCCCagttacagaaaatatattttctgaaactCTCTCCACATCTTCCACTGCAGATCCTCTCTCGGAAACCTTTACCACTGCAACTTCTTTGTCTTCCACTACTGATACCACTACATATTCCTCTACTGAGTCTCTTGCTCAGCATACCATGGCAACTTTTCTCTCCATAGTTTCTAATAAATCTGTCACTACAATTCTCTCTTCCACACCTGCAACAAAATCTATTTCTAATGTTGCTCTCTCAATTAAATCTGATACTACGTATATTAGCAAGCCTATCACAATCATTTCTCCTGCTGTAAATTTCACTAAACCTACTGCAGTTTCCCCTTCTGAGCTTCCTCCCAAACCTCCAATAGCAATTCCACCTTTTGAAACTACCACCAGCTCTATTGCACAAATTCCTCTTCCTACAGATTTAACCCAACAGATTTCTGATAACATTACTGCAGTACCTATTCTTCCCCTTACTACTTTCTCAGTAACCCCTACTGTTAGTCCTGTCAAACATTCTGTCTCAGCTTCTCATCCTCATTCTACTGCTGATGGCCATGGTAGCCTGCCTAACGGAAGCACAG GAAAGATATTGTCAGCTACCACATACACAACTTCCGTATATACCACCATTAATGTCACCACAGCTGAGCAAATAGTAtccaaaatagaaaaagatttaGCAGCTGGAAAAGTAGAGTCAGAAGATGTAGAACGGATGGTGAGTGAGGTTAGCAGAGTCCTGACAGCTTCTCAACAACTACCACCCCAAATTTCTAACAG AATTATAAAAGTAGTGGATTATATTGGCTTAAAACTGAACTTTTCAACAATATCTGCTGATTTTTCCTCCCCATCCTTGGCTCTGGCAGTTGTAAAAGCCAGTAGCATCCGCTCCAGCCAAATCTCTTTTGCTGTCCAGGATTCATCTGATCTCCAG atctcTCTTGGCCCTAATGCAATTCACGACTTAAATAATCTTGGATCAATTACGCTTCCTTCATCACTGCTCACAAACTTACCTCCTGAAGAGCTGGACTTGGCTTCtagaattattttcaatttatttaaaaagacCAGTGTGTTCCAG gATCAGTCCTTGAAGAATGCATCTTTAATCAGCAGTGTTATATCATCAAGTGTTGCTAACCTCACAATTAGCAACTTAAAGGCAAATGTGACTGTTACTTTGCAGAATATCAGACCTAATCAG GATAATTCAACAGTTAGATGTGTTTTTTGGGACTTTAATAAAAATG GTGGACATGGAGGCTGGTCTTATGATGGTTGCATTGTTAAAGAAAGCAGAGTAAATGAAACAGTTTGTTCATGCAACCACCTCACAAGCTTTGCAGTTTTAATG aatCTGTATGGAAATACTCCTTTAAGTCCCACGCAAGAGTTGGTACTTACTTTTATATCGTATATAGGCTGTGGCCTGtctgcaatttttctttctatcacTCTTGTGACTTACATAGCTTTTGA GAAAATCCGGAGAGACTATCCATCCAAAATATtaattcagctgtgtgctgcattaCTTCTCCTCAACCTGGTTTTCCTCCTTGACTCATGGATTGCGTTGTATAACACACGAGGCCTGTGCATTGCGGttgctgtatttcttcactATTTTCTCTTGGTTTCGTTTACCTGGATGGGCCTAGAAGCTTTCCACATGTATCTTGCACTGGTGAAAGTATTTAATACCTATGTGCGGAAATACATTCTCAAGTTTTGCCTTGTTGGTTGGG GGTTACCAGCAGTAGTTGTGGCTATTGTGTTGGCAATATCACCAGATAACTATGGACTTATATCCACTGGGAGGGTTTCAAAAACAAGACCTGATGAATT CTGCtggattaaaaacagaattgtcTTCTATATTACTGCTGTGGGATACTTTTGTGTGATATTCCTGATCAATATCAGCATGTTCATTGTTGTGCTGATCCAGCTGTGTcgcataaaaaagaaaaaacaacttggtgctcagagaaaaacaagcattcaAGACCTTCGGAGTGTTGCTGGTCTCACATTTTTGTTGGGAATTACTTGGGGATTTGCTTTCTTCACAGTAAATGAGGTTTTTACCTACCTCTTCACCATCTTCAACACTTTACAAG ggttcttcattttcatcttctattGCGTAACAAAGGAGAATGTCCGTAAGCAGTGGAGAAGATATCTGTGCTGTGGGAAATTCAGGCTAGCTGAAAATTCTG ACTGGAGCAGAACTGCTACTAATGGTTTAAAGAAGCAGACTGTAAACCAAGGGGTGTCCAGTTCTTCCAATTCCTTGCAATCAAACAGTAACTCCACAAATTCTACAACGGTGCTGATGAATAATGATTATTCGGTGCATGCAAATGGAAATG GCCACCTTTGTGGTGAGAAGAATggtatttctttcagtgtgcAGAATGGTGATGTGTGTCTTCAGGACTTTACAGGCAAACAACTTGCATTTCAAGAAAAGGATGACACTGGCAGCCAAAATAGCCGTATCTCACTTAGAAGGACTTCAAAGAGGGGAAGCCTACCTTCCACTGAGAAAATGTGA
- the ADGRG2 gene encoding adhesion G-protein coupled receptor G2 isoform X1 — MVAWGRQHCCVGRIQHILLRFRIAFPVLLLHLFLATAGKDQEDFLGLYKAVFKTECEDPWIMSPRISLLSLKEFTVCVHLKLNSSSSPWTAYVYNQETTNSNPSVNKHDLGLSGDHGNLRIWLFGNQIDTTVKMLQENVWHQICTQWKSEDKEVKLFINGRKRANEKLNGKMSLPGKGQFLLGCSKLPGTATSPGQGMTGELYMFRMWDKANINLAKHCRDGSIVGWRKEDWMFNKTIEEDSSLPCATEETTRPAEASIATTISDSSIVTFVTYPNSASEMASDDTAESAETPDIIDYYSTVTPARETILCNVSSVCNYSVFYVGKVKLRPREENKTSLNIEVINNKTVDSQVSSFIPIAASTLQELRISELNKTLQEMSESSVMECSSENQSTHCSFIIKLDKKENISSLEEKEEIGKIQQCCCSSLKYCSLSAEELKMYVIELPPDPIWIPSSHSLPTHKKTAVSSLKSSAFLSPTVISAKQTPTIIPLIPPVTENIFSETLSTSSTADPLSETFTTATSLSSTTDTTTYSSTESLAQHTMATFLSIVSNKSVTTILSSTPATKSISNVALSIKSDTTYISKPITIISPAVNFTKPTAVSPSELPPKPPIAIPPFETTTSSIAQIPLPTDLTQQISDNITAVPILPLTTFSVTPTVSPVKHSVSASHPHSTADGHGSLPNGSTGKILSATTYTTSVYTTINVTTAEQIVSKIEKDLAAGKVESEDVERMVSEVSRVLTASQQLPPQISNRIIKVVDYIGLKLNFSTISADFSSPSLALAVVKASSIRSSQISFAVQDSSDLQISLGPNAIHDLNNLGSITLPSSLLTNLPPEELDLASRIIFNLFKKTSVFQDQSLKNASLISSVISSSVANLTISNLKANVTVTLQNIRPNQDNSTVRCVFWDFNKNGGHGGWSYDGCIVKESRVNETVCSCNHLTSFAVLMNLYGNTPLSPTQELVLTFISYIGCGLSAIFLSITLVTYIAFEKIRRDYPSKILIQLCAALLLLNLVFLLDSWIALYNTRGLCIAVAVFLHYFLLVSFTWMGLEAFHMYLALVKVFNTYVRKYILKFCLVGWGLPAVVVAIVLAISPDNYGLISTGRVSKTRPDEFCWIKNRIVFYITAVGYFCVIFLINISMFIVVLIQLCRIKKKKQLGAQRKTSIQDLRSVAGLTFLLGITWGFAFFTVNEVFTYLFTIFNTLQGFFIFIFYCVTKENVRKQWRRYLCCGKFRLAENSDWSRTATNGLKKQTVNQGVSSSSNSLQSNSNSTNSTTVLMNNDYSVHANGNGHLCGEKNGISFSVQNGDVCLQDFTGKQLAFQEKDDTGSQNSRISLRRTSKRGSLPSTEKM, encoded by the exons atCAGGAGGATTTCCTAGGACTATATAAAGCGGTCTTTAAGACAGAATGTGAAGATCCTTGGATTATGTCGCCAAGaatttctctgctgtctttgAAAGAATTCACTGTCTGTGTGCACCTCAAGCTAAATTCCTCCAGTAGTCCCTGGACAGCGTATGTATACAATCAAGAAACAACTAACAGTAATCCCTCTGTAAATAAGCATGACCTTGGACTTAGTGGAGATCATGGTAACTTGAGGATCTGGCTGTTTGGAAATCAAATAGATACGACAGTGAAGATGCTTCAAGAAAATGTCTGGCACCAAATATGTACCCAGTGGAAAAGTGAAGATAAGGAAGTGAAGTTATTcataaatggaagaaaaagagcaaacgaaaaactaaatggaaaaatgtCTCTCCCTGGAAAAGGGCAGTTCTTACTTGGCTGCTCAAAATTGCCAGGTACAGCTACGTCACCTGGCCAGGGTATGACTGGGGAGCTGTACATGTTCAGAATGTGGGATAAAGCAAATATAAACCTTGCTAAGCACTGCAGAGATGGTAGTATTGTAGGCTGGAGAAAGGAGGATTGGATGTTTAATAAGACAATAGAAGAGGACAGCTCTTTGCCATGTG ctaCAGAAGAAACCACCAGACCTGCAG AAGCATCAATTGCAACAACCATTTCTG acTCCTCTATTGTTACTTTTGTCACCTATCCTAATAGTGCCTCAG AGATGGCTTCAGATGATACTGCAGAAAGTGCAG aaactCCTGACATCATTGACTATTACTCCACTGTAACACCAG CAAGAGAAACCATTTTATGCAACGTATCGTCTGTTTGTAATTACTCAG tGTTCTATGTGGGCAAGGTAAAACTTCGtccaagagaagaaaataagacatcACTAAATATAGAAGTA ATTAATAACAAAACTGTTGACAGTCAAGTTTCAAGCTTTATTCCAATTGCAGCCTCAACCCTACAAGAACTGAG AATATCAGAGCTCAACAAAACCTTGCAAGAAATGAGTGAG TCATCCGTTATGGAATGCAGTTCAGAAAACCagag TACACATTGCAGTTTCATAATAAAGCTGGATAAGAAAGAGAACATAAGcagtttagaagaaaaagaagaaataggcAAAATTC AACAGTGCTGTTGTTCATCACTGAAGTATTGTTCCTTGTCtgctgaagaattaaaaatgta tgttaTAGAATTGCCGCCTGATCCCATATGGATTCCGTCCTCTCATTCTCTTCCTACCCATAAAAAGACTGCTGTCTCCTCCCTCAAATctagtgcttttctttcccccactgtgatttctgcaaaacaaactcCCACAATTATACCACTGATCCCCCCagttacagaaaatatattttctgaaactCTCTCCACATCTTCCACTGCAGATCCTCTCTCGGAAACCTTTACCACTGCAACTTCTTTGTCTTCCACTACTGATACCACTACATATTCCTCTACTGAGTCTCTTGCTCAGCATACCATGGCAACTTTTCTCTCCATAGTTTCTAATAAATCTGTCACTACAATTCTCTCTTCCACACCTGCAACAAAATCTATTTCTAATGTTGCTCTCTCAATTAAATCTGATACTACGTATATTAGCAAGCCTATCACAATCATTTCTCCTGCTGTAAATTTCACTAAACCTACTGCAGTTTCCCCTTCTGAGCTTCCTCCCAAACCTCCAATAGCAATTCCACCTTTTGAAACTACCACCAGCTCTATTGCACAAATTCCTCTTCCTACAGATTTAACCCAACAGATTTCTGATAACATTACTGCAGTACCTATTCTTCCCCTTACTACTTTCTCAGTAACCCCTACTGTTAGTCCTGTCAAACATTCTGTCTCAGCTTCTCATCCTCATTCTACTGCTGATGGCCATGGTAGCCTGCCTAACGGAAGCACAG GAAAGATATTGTCAGCTACCACATACACAACTTCCGTATATACCACCATTAATGTCACCACAGCTGAGCAAATAGTAtccaaaatagaaaaagatttaGCAGCTGGAAAAGTAGAGTCAGAAGATGTAGAACGGATGGTGAGTGAGGTTAGCAGAGTCCTGACAGCTTCTCAACAACTACCACCCCAAATTTCTAACAG AATTATAAAAGTAGTGGATTATATTGGCTTAAAACTGAACTTTTCAACAATATCTGCTGATTTTTCCTCCCCATCCTTGGCTCTGGCAGTTGTAAAAGCCAGTAGCATCCGCTCCAGCCAAATCTCTTTTGCTGTCCAGGATTCATCTGATCTCCAG atctcTCTTGGCCCTAATGCAATTCACGACTTAAATAATCTTGGATCAATTACGCTTCCTTCATCACTGCTCACAAACTTACCTCCTGAAGAGCTGGACTTGGCTTCtagaattattttcaatttatttaaaaagacCAGTGTGTTCCAG gATCAGTCCTTGAAGAATGCATCTTTAATCAGCAGTGTTATATCATCAAGTGTTGCTAACCTCACAATTAGCAACTTAAAGGCAAATGTGACTGTTACTTTGCAGAATATCAGACCTAATCAG GATAATTCAACAGTTAGATGTGTTTTTTGGGACTTTAATAAAAATG GTGGACATGGAGGCTGGTCTTATGATGGTTGCATTGTTAAAGAAAGCAGAGTAAATGAAACAGTTTGTTCATGCAACCACCTCACAAGCTTTGCAGTTTTAATG aatCTGTATGGAAATACTCCTTTAAGTCCCACGCAAGAGTTGGTACTTACTTTTATATCGTATATAGGCTGTGGCCTGtctgcaatttttctttctatcacTCTTGTGACTTACATAGCTTTTGA GAAAATCCGGAGAGACTATCCATCCAAAATATtaattcagctgtgtgctgcattaCTTCTCCTCAACCTGGTTTTCCTCCTTGACTCATGGATTGCGTTGTATAACACACGAGGCCTGTGCATTGCGGttgctgtatttcttcactATTTTCTCTTGGTTTCGTTTACCTGGATGGGCCTAGAAGCTTTCCACATGTATCTTGCACTGGTGAAAGTATTTAATACCTATGTGCGGAAATACATTCTCAAGTTTTGCCTTGTTGGTTGGG GGTTACCAGCAGTAGTTGTGGCTATTGTGTTGGCAATATCACCAGATAACTATGGACTTATATCCACTGGGAGGGTTTCAAAAACAAGACCTGATGAATT CTGCtggattaaaaacagaattgtcTTCTATATTACTGCTGTGGGATACTTTTGTGTGATATTCCTGATCAATATCAGCATGTTCATTGTTGTGCTGATCCAGCTGTGTcgcataaaaaagaaaaaacaacttggtgctcagagaaaaacaagcattcaAGACCTTCGGAGTGTTGCTGGTCTCACATTTTTGTTGGGAATTACTTGGGGATTTGCTTTCTTCACAGTAAATGAGGTTTTTACCTACCTCTTCACCATCTTCAACACTTTACAAG ggttcttcattttcatcttctattGCGTAACAAAGGAGAATGTCCGTAAGCAGTGGAGAAGATATCTGTGCTGTGGGAAATTCAGGCTAGCTGAAAATTCTG ACTGGAGCAGAACTGCTACTAATGGTTTAAAGAAGCAGACTGTAAACCAAGGGGTGTCCAGTTCTTCCAATTCCTTGCAATCAAACAGTAACTCCACAAATTCTACAACGGTGCTGATGAATAATGATTATTCGGTGCATGCAAATGGAAATG GCCACCTTTGTGGTGAGAAGAATggtatttctttcagtgtgcAGAATGGTGATGTGTGTCTTCAGGACTTTACAGGCAAACAACTTGCATTTCAAGAAAAGGATGACACTGGCAGCCAAAATAGCCGTATCTCACTTAGAAGGACTTCAAAGAGGGGAAGCCTACCTTCCACTGAGAAAATGTGA